TTACGATATCCTTCGGCTCTGGGTGCACCAGCGATAGCATCGCTTGGATTTCCGCTGATCATGGCTATTTTGCTATGACCTTTGGAAATTAAGTAGAGGGTAGCATCATAAGCAGCCTGGTAATCGTCTACTTTCACGTAAGGTACACTGGCAAATTCCGTTTGAGAAGAAACCAACACAACTGGGATCTTCATGGTTTCTAGCACATCGTAATACTCTTTCTTCAAGACCTCACTAGAGTAAATAATGCCATCGACCTGCTTCTCCCTTAAGAGTTGTAAGTACTTTAACGTTCGTTTACCATCCTGGTCGGTATTACAGACCATTACACTGTAATTGCGGTCATTGGCCAATTCCTCAATGCCTTTAAGCAGATCGGAGGAGAACGCTCCAGAAACACTTGGAAACATTACACCAATCGTCTGCGTACGCTTATTGATTAGGCCACGAGCAATCGCGTTAGGTTGATAGCCGAGATCTTTGATAGCTTCATTTACCTTTTGTTTCGTCTTGTCGGAGTACCCACTTAAATTGTTTAGCACGCGAGAGACTGTTGCAATGGAAACGTTCGCTTTTTGTGCAACATCTTTAATTGTTGGGTTCATTCATACGACTCCTTAGATTACGGTTAGCCTTAGATTAAACGTTTACGCTTCGAAAATCAAATTACTTAAAAAGTATTACGTAAACGCTTACCCTGAATATAAATCCTGGCAGGTATGCTTGTCAACTCCACTTAAAAAATATGTGAATGATAGGAACCATGAAAGGTAATTATTTTTTAATAGAATGAAACCGATTAAATTACCAGAAAATCTCTGTTAAAGTGGTGTATAAGAGGGAGAAATGTAGTTGGAGCAGGATATTAAGAATACAGAGACCCAGAATTGACAAAAGAATATTAGAGGACTAACATTTAGACAGTAAACGCTTACGTCAAATCGGATTGACATGTTTATCGTTGGTTTAGTGTTTAACCGGATAAGGAGCTGCGCTTATGAATATTTATCTCGAAATTCCAGATGTGGATAAGCATTTTCCTTTTAGAAGTTTACTATGTGGAGGAGATACGCTGTGCTATCCGCATTGGCATAAAGAAATTGAAATTATATATGTAACTAAAGGAAGTCTAAATCTGGGAATAAACGATACCCCTATTCACATGGAGCAGGGTGAGGTTCAATTTATCAACGGTGGGGATGTCCATTATTTTCTCGCCTCACCTGAAAGCGAACGGGTAGTAATTCAATTCGATCTTAACCTGTTTCAGGAAGTCGCAGCTTTGAGCGGAAGTGATTATTCGCTTCGTGAGGTTTTTACGCTTATGGAGCATTCTAGTTCAAAATGGCCCGAAGCAACCGCCGTGAAGATCAAAGGGCTGATTGAGAGTATTTATGAGGAAGACGTGCAGCGAAGAGATGGGTACGCTTACTTAATCAAAGCTAGATTGTTTGAACTATTGACCGTTATTTTACGGGAAGTGCCGAAGAGTGCACTCAATAAACAGCCTAAGTTCTCGGAAGATACGCTGAACCAGTCCAGAGAAACACTGGAAAGATTAGAGCGAATTTTTATCTATGTAGAGCAGCATTACCAGGAAGCCATTACGCTAAATGAGGTAGCTAGCTATATGGGCTTTAGTCCGTATTATTTTACCAAGCTATTCAAGAAGAATACTGGTATGACCTTTATAGCTTTCTTAAACGAATATCGGCTTAACAAAGCTAAATGGATCTTAATCAATGAAGATTTGCCGATGTCTGCGGTGGCGGAAGCCGCCGGGTTTGGCAGCGTGAAGACATTCCATCATTTTTTCAAAGATGCCACGGGGATATCCCCCCTAAAATACCATAAGACAATATTCGGGAATAATACAGCAAGAATGCAGGAAGAAAGACGCCCCCGGGCTTTGTATGATAGAGATATCAAAACAGGAACAAGTGGAGGTTAGAATAAAAATGACATTAACAGTAGGAATTATCGGCTGCGGAGGCATTGCAAACGGCAAACATATGCCAGCGCTATCAAAAGTGGAAGGTGCTCGAATGGTTGCTTTTTGCGATATCGTTCCAGAGCGTGCTGAGAAGGCAAAAGCGGAGTTTGGGGATGA
This genomic stretch from Paenibacillus sp. FSL H7-0737 harbors:
- a CDS encoding AraC family transcriptional regulator, producing the protein MNIYLEIPDVDKHFPFRSLLCGGDTLCYPHWHKEIEIIYVTKGSLNLGINDTPIHMEQGEVQFINGGDVHYFLASPESERVVIQFDLNLFQEVAALSGSDYSLREVFTLMEHSSSKWPEATAVKIKGLIESIYEEDVQRRDGYAYLIKARLFELLTVILREVPKSALNKQPKFSEDTLNQSRETLERLERIFIYVEQHYQEAITLNEVASYMGFSPYYFTKLFKKNTGMTFIAFLNEYRLNKAKWILINEDLPMSAVAEAAGFGSVKTFHHFFKDATGISPLKYHKTIFGNNTARMQEERRPRALYDRDIKTGTSGG
- a CDS encoding LacI family DNA-binding transcriptional regulator, translated to MNPTIKDVAQKANVSIATVSRVLNNLSGYSDKTKQKVNEAIKDLGYQPNAIARGLINKRTQTIGVMFPSVSGAFSSDLLKGIEELANDRNYSVMVCNTDQDGKRTLKYLQLLREKQVDGIIYSSEVLKKEYYDVLETMKIPVVLVSSQTEFASVPYVKVDDYQAAYDATLYLISKGHSKIAMISGNPSDAIAGAPRAEGYRKALEASGIPFDSRYLTFGDFLYESGSIAMEALLEQAPDVTAVFAASDEMAIGALSTVIKYGLSVPDDISIMGYDDLGMAKMIIPPLTTVRQPLYDIGKIAVEKLIQMIETGETVDSKIVDHLIVERQTVRSLT